AGATATGAAGCAAAGATTGCTCACTAAGATGAAGGAGCTGCTAAACCAGGGTATGAAGGTTCAAACTATTCATGCATGGGGATGGTTTACTTGCTTACTAGGATCTCATGCTATGAAGAACAGATCTTTAATAAATGAGATGCTAAAAATTCCTGAACATACATTTTCAGATCTCAACCCACAAGTTCAGATTGCTTCACAGGTACTCCTGATCGAGTTAGCCTTTTTGGAAACCAGGTCACTGTttccaatcaatcatgatatTGTCTCACAAAATAGTTCGTTATTTACTGGATTTATTTCCAATGAAATAGGATCCTAATGTAGAGAGTGATATCATCCGTTTCTTTAATTCAATGCTGCCATAGAAGGGGTCTCTTTTGAAAGATCTGAATTTAGCAGGGGCCATCAAGAATTTGCAGAAATCCTAAATCAAGAAATTATTACGGTCCTTGTTTTACTCAGAAAAGGATATGTAGTTAACGACTGAGTGGGCTTGGTCCTAACTCACAGGCTCATATGGCTGGGTTAGCCCCAAGTTCTCATGGCATTacaatcaaagaaaagaaatagctaAAGAACTGCCTAATTACGTGTTTATTTTATTGCCTATGGAATTTTTTGGATTAAAAGCTTTCAGAAGTACTATGTTATAACACTTTGAATGTTATTATTCCATATAACATGGTAATTTTTGGATTAAAATATTTCAACAGCCCTCCATTATAATATGGTTATCTACCTTGCTTTTGCAGGTTGCTTGGAAAGGTCTCATTGATTCTCTTATTCATCCTCCAGTAGTAGCTTGTGAGATAAATGCAGCTAAGGAGGAGAATGGTGTACAACAGATTCAAACATCTGGAGAGAACAGTGGTAAAATCCAAGCAAATGGATTCTCAAAAAGTATAAAGCTTGCAATGACTCCTCTTATAGGCATCATGTTGAGTAAATGTGATATATCTGTTCACTCATCCTGCTTGAACACATGGTGTTATCTGCTGCATAAACTTGATACCTCTGTCAATGATCCATCAGTGATAAAACTGGTGTTAGAGCCTATCTTTGAAGCAGTTTTTCTCATTGGTCCTGGTAGTAAGAGCATGAGATTATGGAATCTGTGCCTAAATCTAtttgatgattttattttagcaAAATGTAGAGATGTGGAATATGATGCAGGTAACCTTGCAAGCCAGCATTTATCAGCTAGAACCTCCATTCTTGGACCTTCTATACCTGGCCAATTCTCATGGAAGCAATACACTATTAAATGGTTGCCCTGGGATATTTGTCAGTTGGACTTTCATTTAAAGATGATCTGTATTCTCATAAATCAAGCATCAATTGCAACTGTCACCCATGAAAATAGAAGATTATCATGTGATGCTGCTATAGCGCTATTCACATCTGTTTTAAAAGGGGTTCGATTGGAGTTGAGAAAGCCACCCGCTAACTATGATGACATTATGTTATGTTTGGGTGCAGTATTAAGATTCATAAAGAAGATATGCGAAGATGTAAGTTCAAAAGGAAGTGATAGTAATGACTTGCATCATTCTTCCCTTCGGTTTATAGAGGCTGTCACTCAGGAGTTAGAACCTGCTATATTGGGATGCCCTCTTTACAAAGTGCCATTTGACCTCAAGTACATTGACAACCTGCAATCATTTAATATTGTTAGCCATGCAAAAGTTCTGGGTATCTGCACTATCACTTATATGAATATGGTTTCACCAGTGGTTTATTTAGTTGCGGTCTACTTTTCTGTGGTGCTTCAGTTAACAATGAAGACATTCAACACGGAGTTCATTTTACAGGGAAtgcataaatattttaaatttttattctctaCATATGATCCCCTGGAAAATCTCCTTGCCACTATCAGTTTATTGTATAAGTGCGTCAGTCCCAACTGCTTAAATATATGGATAGCAATAGCCAAAGGTCTAAAAGACTGCATGGATGATGTCAAGGAACTTTTACTATTGAGAATGGAGTTTGACAGCACTGTTTACCTTGCCATATGCTATTTCTTATCCTACCCATTTTCTGTATGCTCTTTGCCCCAGAAAAATTCAACCTCACTTATTAGTTCCTCGGAAAAGCCTTGTGTTTCACCACAGGGAAAGTTTGAGCTTGAACATATTATTAAAGTGTGGATGTCACTTTATGGTTCTCTTGAAGCTTCACAGAATAACTGTTCTGCTATGAACAGTTTCCGTGAGGATTTGTGTTCAATATTAAATGGCTGCCTTGATGAATATGCTAGCATGCTCAAGTGTACTAATGATGGTGATTTAAGTTACAAGGATCTGGTTTTTGATCTCCTTTCTTTATCTGGTGATGTTGTGATATGTCTCCTGGAAGAGATCTGTACTTCAGAAGTAATTTTGGATGAAAGCAGATGCAAATATAGTGGTGACTATAAAATATCCAGTGGTATGAACAGTAGCTTGAGATTTGCTGCCAGGTATGTGCAAAGATTGCTTCTTAGATCCACAAAGCTCTCATGGAGCCATGATAGGGTGTTAAACCATTGTTTTATTGCATATTGGCTGGGTGCCAATTTTGGACTTGGGGTCTTCAGGGACCCTATCATTTCATAGATGGAGTTTTGGACATTATGTACAATGAACTGATTCAATTCAATTTATAGCATCATGTAAATTGTTAATCTAAAATGAAATCCTCATTATCCAAGGGATAGGACTGAGTTTCAATTTTATAAATGTTCATGACTTATTTCAAGTTGTCAACAAAAAAGAGGGCATCATCAGTTTTTACAGACAAAAAGGGGCTTTTTCAGAAACttaaatttgatgaaaacaaaaTGTGGTGGTTCTGTTTTTTGAGGGATGCTTGATCTCTTCCATTTGCTATTGCTCATTTTTCAAGGGTCATTATACAGATATTTGAAGTTGGTATGGACAAATATAGCAACAGATCCCCCAACTGGTCTTCTTGTGACATCGAGGTAACTCAAAAAACtggtttcttttcctttgttcttgGGTCATTACATATGTGGTCTCATTATGACTGTCGCACTATGCCATGAAGTCCCAGGGTATTTTCCACATTGGCACGCTTTGTCAGTTGTCTTCACATTAAGCAAGATATCCTCCTCTTCATTGAGGTACTGCACCTACCATATTTCTTTTGCATAGTGTTctctccaccccccccccccccccccccccccccccacacacacacacacacacacacacacacacaaaataaaaaataaaaaataaaaaataaaaaaaaagaaaaaaaaaaaaagaaagaaagatattttAGATGCCAATCTATCACAATGATGTATATGGGAGAAGTTTTCAAATTAAGCTTTTACATCAAACTTTTCATAATGAGATCATGCTTTTAATTAAAGGAAAAtgtttttaatagaaaatcctctcaggaaaaaaaaaagatttatttttaaatgtttggttgaaatctgaaaatgattttctatttgtataaaaaataaaaataaaaaattttaatgtaaaaaCCCTTGAAGGCCAACAATACCTCAGTCCATATGAACTGAGAAAGTAGCAAATCTGGGGCAAGGAATGGGACAGTGAATCAGAAGTCCGGTCTGCTAGATTGGAGGTCATAGGTGGTGGCATGAATGCAGAGGAGTGACCTAGTGAGGAGGGAGGGAGGCAATGATGGAGACAGTGCAAAAGAGCTGTGATTCAGGAAAATGACATAAGCTTTGATTAAAGCATTAGTCAATTTCAACCACTTTGATTGCAAATTTCTTTTGAtcaggaaaatattttctattactAGAAGGGAAATTTATCTGCACTACTAACTCATAGAAGAAACATATGAACAGTTGCTTAAGTAAGCATCTACCAAGCtcctacttttttatttttttattgtttttcctgAATAAGTTGAAAGATAATGTGCTTTTGATGTCTTGTTCCCTCTTTTCACTTGAGCTTTtcctttgagagagagagagactcttAAAGAAAACGTGTTTAGAACATCTCCAATTGAATTGGTGATCAGGATCTTGAAGTTTTCTTCCTTACTTTCATGTAGAGGTTCTACTTGCTAAGTTTTATCCTGTTTGACTAGCATTagtcttttcttgttcttgcaGATAATATCTTTTCCACTGCTCCAATGGCTGTCACATATAGAGATAGTGGATGAAAGCACCAAATGTCAACTTCAACTCTTGTGGGGTGAAATCCTTAATCGTTTACAAAGCAGTCAGCCACCAATAATCTTTGATTCTGCATTCCTCAAACTCCAGGCACCCCTTCTCAAAGAAACTCTTGATCACCCAAATCCCTCCATTTCAGAGCCTACCATCACCTTCTGGAATTCCACTTATGGTGAACAAATCAAGTTGGATTACCCTCAAATCTTGCTTCATGTGTTGGACAAGCTCTCCAGAAATGGAAGAATAAACCTCCACAGGAGAAGCCTACCATTTCTTGAAAGATGTCATTCTAGACTAGGAGGCGACACTGCTGCACAGAGATACAAGGTGAGTACTGCAAAACATAATAAGAGCTCCAAAAGAGTAGAGTTTGTGGAGGATACAGTGAATCAACTTCAGCACGTGGAGAAGCTGTCTTCAAGgttaagaaggaaaaggtcTGAACTAACTGAACATCAAAAGGAAGTGAGACGAGCACAGCAAGGAAGGGACAGGGACTGTTGTGGGCATGGCCCAGGGATCCGGACATATACTAGTGTTGATTTTTCGCAGGGGAATGAGGATTCACAAGAGAGCCAGGAAATCCAGAATCCAGAATCCTTCTTGGAGATGTTACAGAAAGCTGCTTGATTGTTTTTATCTGCAGGCTTAGCATTGAATGATAGAATAGCGGATGATGCACCCAAGTTGACCAGTCATGCTCTTAGGCAGTTCTCTGCCAGCCTTCGTTGTTTTGACCTTGTTGTAAGTTCCAGTGTATCAACTTTGTCAGCTGGCCCCAAAGAGAATATGTCAGTGTATGGTAATATCATGTATATTTTGAtctataaaatatatacaagTATTTTATAAGCATTTTATACTGTGTAGACCTTTTTTAGTTATAAGGACCTT
The Alnus glutinosa chromosome 14, dhAlnGlut1.1, whole genome shotgun sequence genome window above contains:
- the LOC133856572 gene encoding uncharacterized protein LOC133856572 isoform X2, translated to MTNSSDQLEEIKALISSGARANKCFAYSTLLHFQEQSSDCLASIQALAGSSQTLLSLLVADISDDDEEIAAQALKCLGFMIYHPSLVTAIAVDDAGLVLVSIVKLITTTKMKSVCNLGVWCISIQQFNAPLLDFHYNSLLQAVVHALDNPTGSLSITFEAIQAVMKLSAQLSEKMRDSSHIWAPPIYRRLLSFDKRERDMSERCLLKIKSTILPPPLVLSKAVVKDMKQRLLTKMKELLNQGMKVQTIHAWGWFTCLLGSHAMKNRSLINEMLKIPEHTFSDLNPQVQIASQVAWKGLIDSLIHPPVVACEINAAKEENGVQQIQTSGENSGKIQANGFSKSIKLAMTPLIGIMLSKCDISVHSSCLNTWCYLLHKLDTSVNDPSVIKLVLEPIFEAVFLIGPGSKSMRLWNLCLNLFDDFILAKCRDVEYDAGNLASQHLSARTSILGPSIPGQFSWKQYTIKWLPWDICQLDFHLKMICILINQASIATVTHENRRLSCDAAIALFTSVLKGVRLELRKPPANYDDIMLCLGAVLRFIKKICEDVSSKGSDSNDLHHSSLRFIEAVTQELEPAILGCPLYKVPFDLKYIDNLQSFNIVSHAKVLGICTITYMNMVSPVVYLVAVYFSVVLQLTMKTFNTEFILQGMHKYFKFLFSTYDPLENLLATISLLYKCVSPNCLNIWIAIAKGLKDCMDDVKELLLLRMEFDSTVYLAICYFLSYPFSVCSLPQKNSTSLISSSEKPCVSPQGKFELEHIIKVWMSLYGSLEASQNNCSAMNSFREDLCSILNGCLDEYASMLKCTNDGDLSYKDLVFDLLSLSGDVVICLLEEICTSEVILDESRCKYSGDYKISSGMNSSLRFAARYLKLVWTNIATDPPTGLLVTSR
- the LOC133856572 gene encoding uncharacterized protein LOC133856572 isoform X1 encodes the protein MTNSSDQLEEIKALISSGARANKCFAYSTLLHFQEQSSDCLASIQALAGSSQTLLSLLVADISDDDEEIAAQALKCLGFMIYHPSLVTAIAVDDAGLVLVSIVKLITTTKMKSVCNLGVWCISIQQFNAPLLDFHYNSLLQAVVHALDNPTGSLSITFEAIQAVMKLSAQLSEKMRDSSHIWAPPIYRRLLSFDKRERDMSERCLLKIKSTILPPPLVLSKAVVKDMKQRLLTKMKELLNQGMKVQTIHAWGWFTCLLGSHAMKNRSLINEMLKIPEHTFSDLNPQVQIASQVAWKGLIDSLIHPPVVACEINAAKEENGVQQIQTSGENSGKIQANGFSKSIKLAMTPLIGIMLSKCDISVHSSCLNTWCYLLHKLDTSVNDPSVIKLVLEPIFEAVFLIGPGSKSMRLWNLCLNLFDDFILAKCRDVEYDAGNLASQHLSARTSILGPSIPGQFSWKQYTIKWLPWDICQLDFHLKMICILINQASIATVTHENRRLSCDAAIALFTSVLKGVRLELRKPPANYDDIMLCLGAVLRFIKKICEDVSSKGSDSNDLHHSSLRFIEAVTQELEPAILGCPLYKVPFDLKYIDNLQSFNIVSHAKVLGICTITYMNMVSPVVYLVAVYFSVVLQLTMKTFNTEFILQGMHKYFKFLFSTYDPLENLLATISLLYKCVSPNCLNIWIAIAKGLKDCMDDVKELLLLRMEFDSTVYLAICYFLSYPFSVCSLPQKNSTSLISSSEKPCVSPQGKFELEHIIKVWMSLYGSLEASQNNCSAMNSFREDLCSILNGCLDEYASMLKCTNDGDLSYKDLVFDLLSLSGDVVICLLEEICTSEVILDESRCKYSGDYKISSGMNSSLRFAARYLKLVWTNIATDPPTGLLVTSSPRVFSTLARFVSCLHIKQDILLFIEIISFPLLQWLSHIEIVDESTKCQLQLLWGEILNRLQSSQPPIIFDSAFLKLQAPLLKETLDHPNPSISEPTITFWNSTYGEQIKLDYPQILLHVLDKLSRNGRINLHRRSLPFLERCHSRLGGDTAAQRYKVSTAKHNKSSKRVEFVEDTVNQLQHVEKLSSRLRRKRSELTEHQKEVRRAQQGRDRDCCGHGPGIRTYTSVDFSQGNEDSQESQEIQNPESFLEMLQKAA